One window from the genome of Desulfobacterales bacterium encodes:
- a CDS encoding RecQ family ATP-dependent DNA helicase, translating into MLIQQLQKYFGFNSFLKGQEEVIRKVLERQSAAAIFPTGAGKSLCYQLPAMLLPGMTLVVSPLLSLMKDQQDFLLEKNIPAARLDSTLQKNEYNAILESAKKGKLKILMISVERFKNERFRSHLEKMNISLLVVDEAHCISEWGHNFRPEYLKLPDYRKEFKIEQTLLLTATATERVIADMCAKFNILKNNVCVTGFYRDNLFLQITPTAASQKKNRLLQRILEAPQAPTIVYVTLQKTAEDVAAFLCANNINAHPYHAGMENEKREEIQNKFMAGTLSCIVATIAFGMGIDKKDIRRIIHYDLPKSIENYSQEIGRSGRDGSPALCEVLANRDNIHILENFIYGDTPEKHSIFELLQIIKENKGFIWEIKTVRMSNDLNIRLLPLKTLLVYLAMEKIIRPKLTYFEEYSFKYLMEPADIINSFEGERQRFVTAVINHCHTRKIWTDVDIQGILNSYDTDRQRILTALEYFDEKGWIELQSGQAMEVYDILTQAFDIEVMAEKMDALFKRKETLEIQRIHQMVGFFESDLCISRQLAGYFSEHLEKERCGHCSFCKNGKAVLPNTTDRKTLSHFDFKAITAEFIEAVGDKFTKANLTKFLCGIYTPVFSKLKIKKLPNFGLLENYPFLEVRNWIKEEMGGYIQNINR; encoded by the coding sequence ATGCTGATACAGCAGCTGCAAAAATATTTCGGGTTCAATTCATTTTTAAAAGGTCAGGAAGAGGTCATCCGCAAAGTGCTGGAGCGCCAGTCTGCGGCAGCCATCTTTCCCACCGGCGCCGGTAAATCCCTTTGTTATCAGCTGCCGGCGATGCTGCTCCCCGGCATGACGCTGGTGGTGTCTCCCCTGCTGTCTTTAATGAAAGATCAACAGGACTTTTTGCTGGAAAAGAATATCCCGGCCGCGCGTCTGGATTCAACCCTTCAAAAAAACGAATATAACGCGATTCTCGAAAGCGCCAAAAAAGGCAAATTAAAAATTCTGATGATTTCAGTGGAGCGATTTAAAAATGAACGGTTTCGCTCCCATCTGGAAAAGATGAACATTTCCCTGCTGGTTGTGGATGAAGCGCACTGCATCTCCGAGTGGGGGCATAATTTCAGGCCGGAATATCTGAAACTGCCGGATTATCGGAAGGAATTTAAAATAGAGCAGACGCTGCTGCTTACCGCGACTGCCACCGAGCGGGTCATTGCAGACATGTGCGCTAAATTCAATATCCTTAAAAACAATGTATGTGTGACCGGATTTTATCGTGACAATCTTTTTTTGCAAATAACGCCGACGGCCGCATCCCAAAAAAAGAACCGGCTGCTTCAACGAATTCTGGAGGCCCCCCAGGCGCCTACCATTGTATATGTTACCCTACAGAAAACAGCTGAAGACGTAGCGGCATTTCTTTGCGCAAATAACATCAATGCGCATCCGTATCATGCCGGGATGGAAAATGAAAAACGGGAAGAGATTCAAAATAAATTCATGGCAGGAACCCTGAGCTGTATTGTTGCCACCATCGCCTTTGGAATGGGGATCGATAAAAAAGACATCCGCAGAATCATCCATTATGATTTGCCGAAATCGATTGAAAACTACAGCCAGGAAATCGGTCGCTCCGGGCGAGACGGAAGTCCGGCATTATGCGAAGTTTTGGCCAACAGGGACAACATTCATATTTTAGAAAATTTCATTTATGGCGATACGCCGGAGAAACATTCGATCTTTGAATTACTGCAGATCATTAAAGAAAATAAAGGCTTTATATGGGAAATCAAAACGGTAAGGATGTCAAATGACCTGAATATCAGACTTCTTCCTTTAAAAACGCTGCTGGTTTATCTTGCGATGGAAAAAATAATTCGCCCCAAGCTGACCTATTTTGAGGAATATTCATTCAAGTACCTTATGGAACCGGCCGATATCATCAACAGCTTTGAAGGGGAACGGCAGCGGTTTGTGACAGCGGTCATCAATCATTGCCATACCCGTAAAATATGGACGGATGTGGATATTCAGGGAATCCTTAACAGCTATGATACGGATCGTCAGCGGATTCTCACGGCTTTGGAATACTTTGATGAGAAGGGCTGGATTGAGCTTCAATCCGGGCAGGCAATGGAAGTATATGACATTCTGACGCAGGCGTTTGATATCGAGGTCATGGCTGAAAAAATGGATGCTTTGTTTAAAAGGAAAGAAACGCTTGAGATTCAAAGAATCCACCAGATGGTCGGCTTTTTCGAAAGCGATCTTTGTATCAGCAGGCAGCTTGCAGGATATTTCAGCGAACATCTTGAAAAGGAACGCTGCGGACATTGTTCATTCTGTAAAAACGGGAAAGCGGTTTTACCGAATACGACCGACCGAAAGACTCTCTCTCATTTTGATTTTAAAGCGATTACCGCTGAATTTATAGAAGCCGTAGGCGATAAATTTACCAAGGCGAATTTAACCAAGTTTCTGTGTGGTATCTATACGCCTGTTTTCTCGAAATTGAAGATTAAAAAACTGCCAAACTTCGGCCTCCTTGAAAATTATCCCTTTTTAGAGGTCAGAAACTGGATTAAGGAAGAGATGGGGGGATACATTCAAAACATTAACCGGTAG